In Oscillatoria acuminata PCC 6304, a single window of DNA contains:
- a CDS encoding SWIM zinc finger family protein has protein sequence MNLNDLTIEEITDFADSPAIFKKGEQCYDNGRVEQFFMSGKGIKAKVEGKTGPYSVEIRTGRDNLTTDCTCAYSGEVCEHIVAVLLYAMLGDPEEEEEAAMVPPHGMPISENKFQQLFRGELYIEDLFELMAQSEQTSSSSSRQQFGQTNNVIPFPNSKKMTVAELKQEIQEFFKAVQGEEEELENSFEYGLFALSKPEFANLNSVFAQLSNLTLKQQIDVLWYVVISGNLIFSQTGTVFGDLEISEALELFADRVMALDLEMPQKEVYLNSLIAAFDWPMFLHEELDQALKEAMNMLCSTEEELRYAIATLESCGLETNSREWVMEAYRTLGDGDNLVRLSEERLETVEDYINLANYWRKIEQDVPRSIEILEQWIENCTPKDWDNVKAWADLYRLGSDNITILLDDLVEYYAENKDLKNLYRVMMLWLRIVGLSLEFYHDFEAVAQTLNCGDHCQAQIRMFARDEMDELIEIYFEEEDWDRAIALAQEIELPLQIQLEIAQAVRQSRPQEAIALYDKLVHSYIQQKTRSNYQTAAEYATVIRDIYLSVLKHPSQWQEYINGLQKQYLRYPALQEELQKIPGRG, from the coding sequence ATGAATTTAAACGATCTGACTATAGAAGAAATTACAGATTTTGCCGATAGTCCAGCTATTTTTAAAAAAGGTGAACAGTGTTATGATAATGGCAGGGTAGAACAGTTTTTCATGTCAGGAAAGGGGATAAAAGCGAAGGTTGAGGGAAAAACCGGCCCCTATTCTGTAGAAATTCGCACGGGTAGGGACAATCTCACCACGGATTGTACTTGTGCTTATTCCGGTGAGGTTTGTGAGCATATTGTGGCGGTGTTGCTGTATGCAATGTTGGGCGACCCAGAGGAGGAGGAAGAAGCAGCGATGGTCCCTCCTCACGGGATGCCTATTTCGGAGAATAAATTCCAACAGTTATTCAGAGGAGAACTGTATATTGAGGATTTATTTGAATTAATGGCCCAATCTGAACAAACATCTAGCTCGTCCTCCCGGCAACAGTTTGGGCAAACCAATAATGTGATTCCCTTTCCGAACTCCAAGAAGATGACGGTGGCGGAGTTGAAACAGGAAATTCAGGAGTTTTTTAAGGCAGTCCAAGGGGAGGAAGAAGAACTTGAGAATTCTTTTGAGTATGGTTTGTTTGCTTTGAGTAAACCGGAATTTGCTAACTTAAATTCAGTGTTTGCACAGTTAAGCAATCTCACCTTAAAACAACAAATTGATGTATTGTGGTATGTGGTGATTTCGGGGAATTTGATTTTTAGTCAGACTGGGACTGTTTTTGGGGATTTGGAAATTTCTGAAGCGCTGGAGTTATTTGCCGATCGCGTTATGGCATTAGATCTGGAAATGCCGCAGAAAGAGGTGTATCTAAATTCGCTGATTGCGGCATTCGATTGGCCGATGTTCCTGCATGAGGAACTGGATCAGGCCCTAAAAGAAGCGATGAATATGCTTTGTTCCACAGAGGAGGAGTTACGCTATGCGATCGCCACCTTAGAAAGTTGTGGTTTGGAAACGAATAGCCGCGAGTGGGTGATGGAGGCGTATCGCACCTTGGGGGATGGCGATAACTTGGTCCGGTTGTCTGAGGAACGGTTGGAAACCGTTGAAGATTATATCAATTTGGCAAATTATTGGCGGAAAATAGAACAAGATGTCCCCCGGTCAATTGAGATTTTGGAACAGTGGATTGAAAATTGTACCCCCAAAGATTGGGATAATGTCAAGGCATGGGCGGATTTGTATAGATTGGGTTCTGACAATATCACTATCCTTTTAGACGATTTGGTAGAATATTATGCAGAGAATAAAGACCTGAAAAATCTGTATCGCGTGATGATGCTGTGGTTGCGGATCGTGGGGCTCTCCCTGGAATTTTATCACGATTTCGAGGCTGTGGCTCAGACGTTAAATTGTGGAGATCATTGTCAAGCGCAGATTCGGATGTTCGCCCGGGATGAGATGGATGAGTTGATTGAAATCTATTTCGAGGAGGAAGATTGGGACAGGGCGATCGCCTTGGCACAGGAGATTGAGTTACCCCTACAGATTCAATTGGAGATCGCCCAAGCGGTGAGGCAGTCTCGTCCACAAGAGGCGATCGCCCTATACGACAAACTGGTTCATTCCTATATTCAACAGAAAACCCGCTCGAATTATCAGACTGCTGCGGAGTATGCCACAGTGATTCGCGATATTTATCTATCCGTTCTCAAGCATCCATCCCAGTGGCAGGAGTATATCAACGGATTGCAGAAACAGTATTTGCGCTACCCAGCTTTACAAGAAGAGTTGCAAAAGATTCCAGGCAGGGGTTAA
- a CDS encoding DUF4114 domain-containing protein → MNAQISDNISSLKTIGRQCTLGLMALLATTASVFTAQSAAAQVTQSKYDAQYTNAPSSLLRLDFDTWNMFNSVVNKEREKLNTLDRPQADLSKLRWSGGVQDVEVFFINEGASYRNQLFYSVDGGTSKNMIFDDISSPLSILSNSNGPLKLGQGSSLGSFTGNTFIDFFVKSNGANGGQNFLGFDPDQNPGSSKGLSHVIGYTFGDYLLLGFEDIIGGGDLDFNDVVFVVKGVTTSVPEPSLMIGLIATGAMVVLRKRAQKSEV, encoded by the coding sequence ATGAACGCTCAAATCAGTGACAACATTTCATCTCTCAAAACAATCGGTCGCCAATGCACCCTAGGTTTGATGGCGTTGCTTGCCACCACTGCCAGCGTTTTCACGGCTCAAAGCGCTGCCGCTCAGGTGACTCAATCCAAGTATGACGCCCAATATACCAACGCCCCCAGCAGTCTATTGCGGTTAGATTTCGATACTTGGAATATGTTTAACAGTGTGGTGAACAAAGAGCGTGAGAAGCTCAACACGCTGGATCGCCCTCAAGCGGACCTGAGTAAACTGCGTTGGTCCGGTGGCGTTCAAGATGTGGAAGTATTCTTCATCAATGAAGGAGCAAGCTATCGGAATCAGCTATTCTACTCGGTAGATGGCGGAACCAGCAAAAACATGATTTTTGATGATATTTCCTCCCCCCTGAGCATTCTTTCTAACAGTAATGGACCCCTGAAACTCGGTCAAGGGAGCAGTTTGGGAAGTTTTACTGGAAATACCTTTATTGATTTCTTCGTGAAGTCTAACGGGGCCAATGGAGGCCAAAATTTCCTCGGATTTGACCCGGATCAAAACCCCGGCTCATCCAAAGGTTTGTCCCACGTGATTGGATATACTTTTGGTGACTACTTGCTCCTAGGGTTTGAAGACATTATCGGCGGCGGAGATCTCGACTTCAATGACGTCGTATTTGTCGTCAAAGGGGTAACTACTTCAGTCCCTGAACCTTCCTTGATGATTGGGCTAATTGCTACGGGTGCAATGGTAGTGCTTCGCAAACGCGCTCAAAAGTCAGAAGTTTAA
- a CDS encoding SWIM zinc finger family protein gives MNLNKLTLEDIKQFADNPDKFEAGLLCYETSLINQFYMSGKGITAKVETKTGLYSVEIRSGGGNVSANCTCAAEGAVCEHRVAVLLYALYGDPNELVGNDADEEEEEFAEDSSASSIPDDLEAALRGMGVDKLVEMVLKFVEEFPEVRHLLLSEVNLSPELIQPPQKKQGIVFKLKQKIDDFFDETYDNFLEAENSYDEDRYYYDDYEDEDDVDCPDLDEVFSVVPTLKFQDQIDVLWKVVTEANQYFIDEDYLIGSDEVTTALKLFANAVETSEVQMPEKQSYLDSLLSLFKWEIFEDDELDGVIIDTLDLICTMPEDYLYVIQQLPECSNHENTLDWMANFYLQLGDEENFLRLREANLNEPFQYVELAFFWRDKGEVEKYRATLERWISRGRRNYIELDGRKTNTYYEIRSQDQQIMTELSEFYQEQGDLENLYRVLMLRLREHGYSLALYHQLKEAATGLKRWELTRKQVLEGLAGHLNDLVEIYLEEGEWDEAIALSQNSRCGQFTDLKIAKAVKEHRPQEAIAIYEKVVMQHIQGKTRSNYQIAAMHAQMLKSIYLDILKDASGWQGYIDKLRQTYRGYPALQDEFKGL, from the coding sequence ATGAATTTAAACAAGTTGACGTTAGAAGACATTAAACAATTTGCCGATAATCCAGATAAGTTTGAAGCGGGATTATTGTGCTATGAAACAAGTTTGATTAATCAGTTTTATATGTCTGGCAAGGGAATTACAGCGAAGGTGGAAACCAAAACGGGTCTCTACAGTGTAGAAATTCGCAGCGGTGGCGGCAATGTTTCTGCGAATTGTACTTGTGCTGCTGAGGGTGCCGTTTGTGAGCATCGGGTGGCGGTGTTGTTGTATGCGCTTTATGGTGACCCCAATGAGTTGGTGGGGAATGATGCGGATGAGGAGGAGGAGGAGTTCGCCGAAGATTCCTCTGCTTCCTCCATTCCTGACGATTTGGAAGCGGCGTTGCGAGGGATGGGGGTGGATAAGTTAGTGGAAATGGTGTTGAAATTTGTGGAGGAATTTCCCGAGGTGCGTCATCTGCTGTTGTCTGAGGTCAACCTGTCCCCGGAACTGATTCAGCCCCCACAAAAAAAACAGGGAATAGTGTTCAAACTCAAACAAAAAATTGATGATTTTTTTGATGAAACCTATGACAATTTTCTTGAAGCAGAAAATTCTTATGATGAAGACCGATATTATTATGATGACTATGAGGATGAGGATGATGTGGATTGTCCCGACTTGGATGAGGTCTTTTCGGTAGTCCCAACCCTGAAATTTCAGGACCAAATTGATGTCCTGTGGAAGGTGGTGACGGAGGCAAATCAATACTTTATCGACGAAGACTATTTAATCGGAAGCGATGAAGTGACGACGGCATTAAAGCTATTTGCGAATGCGGTAGAGACATCAGAAGTGCAGATGCCAGAGAAGCAAAGTTATCTTGATTCTTTGCTGTCTTTGTTCAAGTGGGAGATTTTCGAGGACGACGAACTGGATGGGGTGATTATCGATACCCTGGATTTGATTTGTACGATGCCGGAAGATTATCTCTATGTGATTCAACAACTCCCGGAATGTAGCAATCATGAGAATACTCTGGATTGGATGGCGAATTTTTATCTCCAGTTGGGGGATGAGGAAAATTTTCTACGGTTACGGGAGGCAAATTTAAACGAGCCTTTTCAGTATGTGGAGTTGGCCTTTTTTTGGCGGGACAAAGGGGAGGTGGAAAAATATCGGGCAACGTTAGAACGATGGATTTCTAGGGGCAGACGGAATTATATCGAGTTAGACGGTAGAAAAACCAATACTTATTATGAAATCCGCTCCCAAGACCAACAAATTATGACTGAGTTAAGTGAGTTTTATCAAGAGCAAGGGGACTTAGAAAATCTCTATCGGGTGTTGATGCTGAGGTTGCGGGAACATGGCTATTCTCTCGCGCTGTATCATCAACTGAAAGAAGCGGCAACGGGGTTAAAGCGGTGGGAACTGACCCGCAAACAGGTCCTGGAGGGGTTGGCAGGTCATCTGAATGACTTAGTGGAAATCTATTTAGAGGAGGGAGAGTGGGATGAGGCGATCGCCTTATCTCAAAACTCTAGATGTGGGCAGTTTACGGACCTGAAAATTGCAAAGGCGGTGAAGGAACATCGCCCTCAAGAGGCGATCGCCATTTATGAGAAGGTGGTGATGCAGCATATTCAGGGTAAGACGCGATCAAATTACCAAATTGCCGCGATGCACGCCCAGATGCTCAAATCAATTTATCTGGATATCCTCAAAGATGCCTCCGGGTGGCAGGGTTATATTGATAAGTTACGGCAGACTTATCGCGGTTATCCAGCGTTGCAGGATGAGTTTAAGGGGTTGTAG
- a CDS encoding Uma2 family endonuclease: protein MTSTQPQAIASRLNPPQSLPPLENGDRLIRPQFERRYHAMPDIKKAELIEGVVYMASPLRFRSHAKPHGYLITVLGLYQSATPQVEMGIEPTVRLDLENEPQPDGVLLISPENGGQSTLDEQGYIQGAPELVAEIAASSATIDLGDKKRAYRRNGVKEYIIWQVFDEKIDWFRLEEGDYVSVTPDEQGIIRSQVFPGLWLDIPNLLQGNMQQVLTVLQAGISSPEHQEFVQPSSPETV from the coding sequence ATGACATCCACCCAACCTCAAGCGATCGCCTCTCGGTTGAATCCCCCTCAATCCTTACCCCCCTTAGAAAACGGCGATCGCTTAATTCGTCCCCAATTCGAGCGCCGCTATCACGCCATGCCGGACATCAAAAAAGCTGAACTCATTGAAGGAGTGGTTTATATGGCATCCCCCTTACGCTTTCGGTCCCATGCCAAACCTCATGGATATCTGATTACTGTATTAGGGTTGTATCAATCTGCCACCCCTCAAGTGGAAATGGGAATTGAACCCACCGTGCGCCTAGACTTAGAAAACGAACCCCAACCCGATGGCGTCTTATTAATCAGTCCTGAAAACGGGGGACAATCCACCCTTGACGAACAGGGATATATCCAAGGTGCACCGGAACTCGTCGCCGAAATTGCCGCTAGTAGTGCCACCATTGACCTGGGGGATAAAAAACGAGCCTATCGCCGCAATGGAGTCAAAGAATACATCATTTGGCAAGTGTTTGATGAAAAAATTGATTGGTTTCGGTTAGAAGAGGGGGATTATGTATCCGTAACGCCCGATGAGCAAGGAATCATTCGCTCTCAAGTCTTCCCCGGATTGTGGCTAGATATTCCCAATTTGCTGCAAGGGAATATGCAGCAAGTTTTGACCGTTTTGCAAGCGGGAATCAGTTCCCCGGAACATCAAGAGTTTGTGCAACCTTCATCCCCGGAAACTGTTTAA
- a CDS encoding tetratricopeptide repeat protein: protein MPFKLGKVQKRLLTCSGLLVAGTCSTPVLAYFGITAAAIPIVSTIITGVSTMITGVTGGLVANDIGNITDSLGKTQGILINHDLTKAVGRAIGGLILAMAEEPKYKPQKKTLEKLAQAAANNWEIVITSEAEEPENRYGDLTEDQLTQMVLNPQKPVLKIEEWEYLLRDWLEELAQVKLDDTIRKQLAIELRKKFPIALRETLADDFKTGGKAFAKLTISLFRELHSKMVEQQSEILQKLQEVGESQFKLDQALTRLGQLGELQPGSEETIAEFQALGKGIATLLVEVREIKENTVAIQGGISELLQSKEQQLDLLQRIDEQTKERRPREPQEKPQVVGLEILPPVPLWVGRETVMERLQTILTGENGIKVIAIIGQGGIGKSSLAAKLVEAVGVNLAGAKLGETCSYDGVFCLKTQSGTSFDEGAEFLLDALGIAAATAQAEGKIRQIIAGLARGRYLLVLDNLEDILHPSHHPQAGYATSPEWGKLLNALVYGNHRSQTLITSRQLPGDLADARDVETRNFATLPDTTLVHRETLDGVSVEAGVELLRQKQLRDSEADLRWVVERVGGHTFILTQLGNFAKDKPGYLRQHPELVVQSAEPILKAQFARINKNGRDLLRRMCVLRVGINLRGLTFLRLYADGLQKDVRFVWVQWRKQPLNMTEAEIKETEQQVNRLVESSLVECQYDEERQENLYSLHRLVVEFLQTQHQQELPRLFRCVYQFYQSEKSVKKPKILEDLRPVLEAQHLAFQLGNYRQSCEILEVEISKFLTLWGYWNLRRALYEQLLPKFNTRLTQYYALRCLKSLAYIHRDTGNWDLAEKYLRQVIAVEEKIKNIPGGKESIASSWGLLGDIQRNRGNWDEAERLYQQYLEVMTELGDRSGMATSWGVLGDIQRNRGNWDEAERLYQQYLEVMTELGDRSGMASCWGVLGSIQRNRGNWDEAERLFRQSLSLRTELGDRSGMASSWASLGDIQRNRGNWDEAERLFRQSLSLRTELGDRSGMATSWGCLGDNELGKGNLDTAEQYLTEALQQMEELGMTWHIAEANFDLARLWRKRGNEEISQQHYQKSHQLYQQLGAMKDLERIEREWNQKV from the coding sequence ATGCCATTCAAACTGGGAAAAGTCCAAAAGCGCCTGTTAACTTGTAGCGGTTTACTCGTTGCTGGAACCTGCTCTACTCCGGTTTTAGCATACTTCGGCATCACTGCTGCTGCGATTCCCATCGTGAGCACTATCATCACCGGAGTCAGCACTATGATCACCGGAGTCACTGGCGGATTAGTCGCCAACGATATTGGCAACATCACCGATAGTCTGGGTAAAACCCAAGGCATTCTCATCAACCATGACTTAACCAAAGCAGTGGGACGGGCGATCGGGGGCCTCATCCTGGCAATGGCGGAAGAACCCAAATACAAACCGCAGAAAAAAACCCTCGAAAAACTAGCACAGGCAGCAGCAAACAACTGGGAAATCGTCATTACCAGCGAAGCAGAGGAACCCGAAAACCGCTATGGCGACTTAACCGAGGACCAACTCACCCAGATGGTACTCAATCCTCAGAAACCCGTGCTCAAAATAGAGGAATGGGAATACTTGCTACGGGACTGGTTAGAAGAATTAGCCCAAGTTAAGTTAGACGATACCATCCGCAAACAGCTTGCCATCGAACTGCGGAAGAAATTTCCCATCGCCTTGCGCGAAACCCTTGCCGATGACTTTAAAACCGGGGGGAAAGCATTTGCCAAGCTAACCATTTCCCTATTTCGGGAACTGCACAGCAAGATGGTTGAGCAACAGAGCGAAATTCTCCAGAAGTTGCAGGAGGTGGGAGAAAGTCAGTTCAAATTAGACCAAGCATTGACTCGGTTAGGACAGTTGGGAGAATTGCAACCGGGGTCCGAGGAAACAATCGCCGAATTTCAGGCATTGGGGAAAGGAATTGCTACCCTCCTCGTAGAAGTAAGGGAAATCAAAGAAAATACGGTGGCGATTCAAGGGGGAATTTCGGAATTGCTACAGTCGAAAGAGCAACAGTTGGACTTGTTGCAGCGGATTGATGAGCAGACGAAGGAACGGCGACCCCGGGAACCCCAGGAGAAACCGCAGGTTGTGGGACTGGAAATATTACCCCCCGTTCCCCTGTGGGTGGGGCGAGAAACGGTGATGGAACGATTACAAACCATTCTCACCGGGGAAAATGGCATCAAAGTGATTGCCATTATCGGGCAAGGGGGAATCGGGAAAAGCAGTCTTGCCGCCAAACTTGTAGAAGCAGTTGGGGTAAATTTAGCTGGGGCCAAATTAGGGGAAACCTGCTCTTATGACGGAGTATTCTGCCTCAAAACCCAGTCAGGGACGAGTTTTGATGAAGGGGCAGAGTTTTTATTGGATGCCTTGGGGATAGCAGCAGCAACAGCGCAGGCAGAGGGGAAAATTCGCCAGATTATTGCCGGATTAGCGCGAGGGCGGTATTTGCTGGTACTGGATAACCTGGAGGATATTTTACACCCCTCCCACCATCCCCAGGCTGGATATGCCACCTCACCGGAGTGGGGAAAATTGCTGAATGCCTTAGTGTATGGCAATCATCGCAGTCAGACCCTCATCACCAGTCGGCAACTCCCGGGAGATTTAGCCGATGCGCGGGATGTGGAAACTAGGAATTTCGCGACCCTTCCCGATACGACTTTGGTACATCGAGAAACCCTGGATGGGGTATCCGTAGAGGCAGGGGTGGAACTGTTGCGCCAGAAACAACTGAGGGATTCCGAGGCAGATTTGCGCTGGGTGGTGGAACGAGTGGGGGGACATACTTTTATTCTCACCCAATTGGGGAATTTTGCCAAAGATAAACCGGGATACCTGCGCCAGCATCCCGAGTTGGTGGTGCAAAGTGCGGAACCGATTCTGAAAGCGCAATTTGCCCGCATCAATAAGAATGGGCGAGATTTGCTGCGCCGGATGTGTGTGTTACGGGTGGGGATTAATCTGCGAGGGTTGACGTTTTTACGGTTGTATGCAGATGGGTTACAGAAGGATGTCCGGTTTGTGTGGGTTCAATGGCGAAAGCAACCCCTGAACATGACTGAGGCAGAAATTAAAGAAACCGAGCAGCAGGTCAATCGTTTAGTGGAAAGTTCTCTGGTAGAGTGCCAGTATGATGAAGAACGCCAAGAGAATTTATACAGTCTCCATCGGTTAGTCGTCGAGTTTTTGCAAACTCAACATCAGCAGGAGTTGCCTCGGTTATTTCGATGTGTTTATCAGTTTTATCAGTCAGAGAAGTCAGTTAAGAAACCGAAAATTTTAGAAGATTTGCGCCCAGTTTTGGAAGCGCAGCATTTGGCATTTCAGTTGGGAAATTATCGACAATCTTGCGAGATTTTGGAAGTAGAAATTAGTAAATTTTTAACGTTATGGGGATATTGGAATTTACGAAGAGCGCTGTATGAACAATTACTTCCAAAGTTTAATACAAGACTAACTCAATATTATGCTTTACGCTGCTTAAAGTCCTTGGCGTATATTCATCGAGATACTGGAAATTGGGATTTAGCCGAAAAATACTTGCGTCAAGTTATAGCAGTTGAAGAAAAAATAAAAAATATTCCCGGTGGAAAAGAAAGTATTGCAAGCTCTTGGGGACTTTTGGGAGATATCCAGCGAAATCGCGGCAACTGGGATGAGGCGGAGCGTCTGTATCAGCAATATTTAGAAGTGATGACCGAATTGGGCGATCGCTCGGGGATGGCAACCTCTTGGGGAGTCTTGGGAGATATCCAGCGAAATCGCGGCAACTGGGATGAGGCGGAGCGTCTGTATCAGCAATATTTAGAAGTGATGACCGAATTGGGCGATCGCTCGGGGATGGCAAGCTGTTGGGGAGTCTTGGGTTCCATCCAGCGAAATCGCGGTAACTGGGATGAGGCGGAGCGTCTGTTTCGGCAATCTTTGTCCTTGAGAACCGAATTGGGCGATCGCTCGGGGATGGCAAGCTCTTGGGCAAGTTTGGGAGATATCCAGCGAAATCGCGGTAACTGGGATGAGGCGGAGCGTCTGTTTCGGCAATCTTTGTCCTTGAGAACCGAATTGGGCGATCGCTCCGGCATGGCAACCTCTTGGGGTTGTCTGGGAGACAACGAACTGGGTAAAGGCAATCTCGATACTGCGGAACAATATTTAACTGAAGCATTACAACAGATGGAAGAATTGGGAATGACTTGGCATATTGCTGAAGCCAATTTTGACCTCGCGCGACTCTGGCGCAAGCGGGGGAACGAAGAAATTTCCCAACAGCATTACCAGAAATCCCATCAACTCTATCAACAATTAGGTGCAATGAAGGATTTAGAACGGATTGAACGGGAGTGGAATCAGAAAGTCTAG
- a CDS encoding zeta toxin family protein, which translates to MTTTPLNVIIIAGPNGAGKSTTAPDLLQKTLQVVEYVNADTIAAGLSAFQPEKAALQAGRIMLNRLRQLAEKRANFAFETTLASRTFAPWIADLLHQNYRFYLVFLGLPSPDFARRRVCERVRQGGHDIPEATIHRRYHRGLSNFFQLYRPLADVWHFYDNSNPAGARIIASGIRNIQETIHDAQTWERITGEFNR; encoded by the coding sequence ATGACAACAACGCCTTTGAATGTCATCATAATAGCCGGTCCTAATGGGGCAGGTAAATCCACTACCGCCCCTGACTTACTGCAAAAAACCCTCCAAGTTGTAGAATATGTCAACGCTGATACCATTGCGGCTGGATTATCCGCTTTTCAACCGGAAAAAGCTGCATTGCAGGCAGGGAGAATCATGCTCAATCGCTTGCGCCAATTAGCTGAAAAACGAGCGAATTTTGCCTTTGAAACCACCTTAGCGAGTCGCACCTTTGCCCCTTGGATTGCGGATTTACTTCACCAGAATTATCGATTTTATCTGGTCTTTTTGGGGTTGCCGAGTCCTGATTTTGCTAGAAGGAGGGTATGTGAACGAGTTCGCCAGGGGGGACATGATATCCCGGAGGCAACGATTCACCGTCGCTATCATCGCGGTTTGTCCAATTTCTTTCAGTTGTATCGTCCTTTAGCAGATGTTTGGCATTTTTATGACAATTCCAATCCTGCCGGTGCTAGAATTATCGCCAGTGGCATCCGGAATATTCAGGAAACCATTCATGATGCTCAAACCTGGGAGAGGATTACAGGAGAATTTAACCGATGA